GCCAGCACCTCAGGCTGACGTTCCACGATGTGAACGCCGATGGCGGCGGCCTCGAAGGCCCCAAGATGCGCGATGCAGAACGGCTCGTGCACTTCATCACGGAGTGGGACCGCACCGCCCCGCTGCTCATCCATTGCTGGGCCGGCATCAGTCGCTCCACGGCCGCGGCCTATTCCGCCGCCTGCCTGTTGCGCGCCGATGAAGATGAAGATGACCTCGCCCGCGAGTTGCGTGAGGCTTCGCCCTCTGCCACGCCGAACCGCCTGATCGTCTCGCAGGTGGACCAGATCCTCGGGCGCCACGGCAGGATGCTGCGCGCAGTGGAACGGATCGGCCGCGGCGCCGACGCCTTCGAGGGACGCTCCTTCACCCTTCCCATCCGCACCACCGGCCGTTGAGCCAATAAAAAAGGCGCCGCGCGGCGCCTTGTGGGGTGCGATGGCTGGCCGGTCAGCCGTCAGAATAGAAGATGTGCGTGCCGATCTTCACCAGCTTGCGCATGGACCGGGCCCAGCGCGGCTTCACGTAGTCGGCATGATAGTTGGTGGCGGTGCTCATGGCTTTGCCCATGTTGACCTCGCCGCTGATCGCCATCTGGGCAATGCGCTTGGAGCGCGACCAGGCGGCAGGGCTCTTCACGTCGTCTGGCATGCCGTCGCAGGCAAAGGAGAACTGGCAGGAATTGCGGCGCTGCGAACCCTGGTAGACCACGCCGCAGATTGTCTTGGGATAGGCCGGATCCTTGGTGCGGTTGAGGATGACCTTCGCGACCGCAAGCTGACCCATCTCGGACTCGGAGCGGGCTTCGAAGTAGACGGCCCGGGCAAGGCAGTTCTCCTCCGCGACGCGGAGGCGGCGCTGCGACAGCTGCTTTTTCTTGTCCGTGTTTGAAATGACGAGAGCTTCGCCCGTTTCGGCGGGCTTGGCGGCCAGCGCCAGCTTCTTCACCGCCTTGGCGCTCACATCCTGTTCGGCCTTCAGGTTGATGGAGGCCGGCTCGATGTGGATACGCTTGTCCTTGGCTGCGGCGAGCGCCTTCTTCTTCACGGGCGCTTCAGGCGCTTCCCCGGCATCGGGAACAAAAAGGTCGCCCTTGCCATCGGCCTGCACGGTCTGGCTGCGCAGTTGCACGAGGGCGGCGGACTGGAATGTGTCGCCTTCCGGCAGCAGCGAACTCTTGCTCGAAAGCTCGGTCGTTTGCGGCATGGAGGGCATGGACGGAATGGAGATGACGGAGGCTTCAGCGGTATGGGCCGACGCGTTGCGGCCGATGTAGTGTCCGGCAAAGGCAAAAGCGGCGACCAGCATGATGCCGCCCAGCACGATTGGCGAATATTCTGCAATGGCGCTGCGGGGTTCCTCGAACTCCAGTTCAAAGGAGTCGTCAACCCAGCTCCGTCGCCCGCGATATTCCGGTGCCCTCAACTTCCCGCTCCGACTTGTTGTTGACCGGACCTCCCTAGTGGGAACCCCGACCGGATACCAGTACAATACAACGGTTCCCGTTTACCACAGGTTAACCACGTCCGGCAACCCGAAATGGCCATTCCGGGGTCACTTTTCCGCCTTCTGTAAGGCATGGTTAACACACTGAACGGGCGGGGTTTTAGCCTGATTTCCGCAACCGGGCCTGGGCTGCGGCAAGGCGCGCGATGGGCACGCGGAAGGGCGAGCACGACACATAGTCGAGCCCCTCGGACTCACAGAAGGCGATCGATTGCGGGTCGCCGCCATGCTCGCCGCAAATGCCGAGATGGATGTCCGGACGCGCTGCCCTGCCCCGCTCCACCGCCATGTGAACAAGCTCGCCCACACCATCCACGTCCAGCGTGACGAAGGGATCGGCCGGAAAGATTCCCTTGGACGCGTATTCACCGATGAAGCGGGCGCTGTCGTCGCGGCTGATGCCGAATGTCGTCTGGGTGAGGTCGTTTGTGCCGAAGGAAAAGAACTCCGCCGCCTGGGCGATGTCCGCCGCCCTGAGGGCGGCGCGCGGCAACTCGATCATCGTGCCCACGCGATAGGTGAAGGTCAGCCCCGTCTCGCGCTGCACGTCGGCAGCGGCGGCATCGATCCGTCCCCGCACCAGGTCAAGCTCGGCGCGCGAGACGACCAGCGGCACCATGATTTCCGGAATGGGCGGCTTCCCCGTCGTTTTCGCCACCTCGGCCACCGCCTCGAACACGGCGCGGGCCTGCATGTCCACGATTTCGGGATAGCTCAGCAGCAGGCGCACCCCGCGATGGCCCAGCATGGGATTCTGCTCGCGCAGGTCCTGGATGCGGCGGCGGAGCAGCGTGTTGTCGGCATTGAGCGCACGCGCCAAGGCATCGATGTCGGCGCTGTCTTCG
The nucleotide sequence above comes from Hyphomicrobiales bacterium. Encoded proteins:
- a CDS encoding tyrosine protein phosphatase, with product MIIVTSLRDSHAQLAAHGAKRAISILSPDTPHPDFPALADGQHLRLTFHDVNADGGGLEGPKMRDAERLVHFITEWDRTAPLLIHCWAGISRSTAAAYSAACLLRADEDEDDLARELREASPSATPNRLIVSQVDQILGRHGRMLRAVERIGRGADAFEGRSFTLPIRTTGR
- a CDS encoding cell wall hydrolase, whose product is MRAPEYRGRRSWVDDSFELEFEEPRSAIAEYSPIVLGGIMLVAAFAFAGHYIGRNASAHTAEASVISIPSMPSMPQTTELSSKSSLLPEGDTFQSAALVQLRSQTVQADGKGDLFVPDAGEAPEAPVKKKALAAAKDKRIHIEPASINLKAEQDVSAKAVKKLALAAKPAETGEALVISNTDKKKQLSQRRLRVAEENCLARAVYFEARSESEMGQLAVAKVILNRTKDPAYPKTICGVVYQGSQRRNSCQFSFACDGMPDDVKSPAAWSRSKRIAQMAISGEVNMGKAMSTATNYHADYVKPRWARSMRKLVKIGTHIFYSDG